The Allorhizobium ampelinum S4 genome has a segment encoding these proteins:
- a CDS encoding ABC transporter ATP-binding protein has product MSLSLSKTKPVLRINSLSVDFPGFDGNFRAVDDLSLTIARGEVLGVIGESGAGKSMTGAAIIGLIDPPGRITSGEIHLQGERIDNLGDKALETLRGRRIGTVFQDPLVSLNPLYTIGQQLIETIRRHLPLDQGQARQRAIDLLREVGIDEPARRLDAYPHEFSGGMRQRVVIALAVAADPDLLIADEPTSALDVSVQAQIIALLKSLCQRRGLAVLLITHDMGVVAEIANRVVVMHKGRIVESGSVAEVIGSPKHDYTRALIAAIPSIRRKNTRASVASKGDLVKVEGLIRDFALPGGGGLPFFSKNRKQRSLRAVNDVSFSIGEGQTFALVGESGSGKSTIARIVVGLLGAQAGKVTIGGTVLGQDKAPALKGAVQMIFQDPYASLNSRWRIGDIIAEPIRTLGLETDNRVIEQRVTDLLEKVRLDPDARSRFPHEFSGGQRQRIAIARALASRPRFIVCDEPTSALDVSVQAQVLELMASLQAEFGLTYLLISHNLAVVRQMADRVGVLKNGVLVEEGPVEEVFERPQHDYTRMLIAAVPDIDDSVVPSTDVKQRPKVLSDH; this is encoded by the coding sequence ATGAGCCTGTCTTTATCCAAAACAAAACCCGTTCTGCGTATCAATAGTCTGAGCGTGGATTTTCCCGGTTTTGATGGCAATTTTCGTGCAGTCGATGACCTATCGCTCACCATTGCCCGTGGCGAAGTGCTGGGCGTGATTGGCGAATCCGGCGCTGGCAAATCCATGACCGGAGCTGCGATCATTGGCCTGATTGATCCCCCCGGCCGCATCACCTCTGGCGAAATCCACCTGCAAGGCGAGCGGATTGATAACCTCGGTGACAAAGCGCTGGAAACTTTGCGCGGACGGCGGATCGGCACCGTGTTTCAAGACCCGCTGGTCAGCCTCAATCCGCTTTACACCATTGGTCAACAGCTGATTGAAACCATTCGCCGCCACCTGCCGCTGGATCAGGGGCAGGCGCGGCAAAGGGCGATAGACCTGTTGCGTGAGGTGGGTATTGATGAGCCAGCACGGCGGCTGGATGCCTATCCGCATGAATTTTCCGGTGGAATGCGCCAACGGGTGGTGATTGCGCTGGCCGTGGCCGCCGATCCCGACCTGCTGATTGCCGATGAGCCGACCTCGGCATTGGATGTGTCCGTGCAGGCGCAGATTATTGCGCTGCTTAAGTCTCTTTGCCAGCGGCGCGGGCTGGCTGTTCTGCTGATCACCCACGACATGGGCGTGGTCGCGGAAATCGCCAACCGCGTTGTGGTGATGCACAAGGGCCGGATTGTGGAAAGCGGGTCCGTGGCTGAGGTGATTGGCAGTCCCAAGCATGATTACACCCGGGCGCTGATTGCCGCCATCCCTTCGATTAGGCGTAAAAACACGCGGGCCTCGGTGGCATCCAAAGGGGATTTGGTCAAGGTGGAAGGCTTGATCCGCGATTTTGCCCTGCCGGGTGGCGGTGGCCTGCCGTTTTTCAGCAAAAATCGAAAGCAGCGCAGTCTTCGCGCCGTCAATGATGTCAGTTTTTCGATTGGCGAGGGCCAGACCTTTGCGCTGGTGGGCGAATCCGGTTCTGGCAAGTCCACCATTGCCCGCATTGTCGTGGGCCTTCTCGGCGCACAAGCGGGCAAGGTCACCATCGGCGGTACGGTGTTGGGGCAGGATAAGGCCCCCGCCCTGAAAGGCGCTGTGCAGATGATCTTTCAAGATCCCTATGCCAGCCTCAACAGCCGTTGGCGGATTGGTGACATTATTGCCGAACCCATCCGAACCCTTGGCCTGGAAACAGACAATCGCGTGATTGAGCAGCGTGTTACAGATCTTCTGGAAAAAGTCCGGCTTGATCCCGATGCGCGCAGCCGCTTTCCCCATGAGTTTTCCGGCGGGCAACGCCAGCGCATAGCCATTGCTCGCGCCCTTGCCAGCCGCCCGCGCTTCATTGTGTGTGATGAACCAACCTCGGCGCTGGATGTGTCGGTGCAGGCACAAGTGCTGGAGTTGATGGCTAGCCTGCAAGCAGAATTCGGCCTGACCTATCTGTTGATCAGCCATAATCTGGCTGTTGTGCGGCAAATGGCAGACCGGGTTGGCGTGTTGAAAAACGGTGTTCTGGTGGAGGAAGGGCCTGTCGAGGAGGTGTTCGAACGTCCTCAGCATGACTACACCCGAATGTTAATCGCAGCCGTCCCCGACATCGATGATAGTGTCGTGCCATCAACAGATGTCAAACAACGTCCAAAAGTCTTATCCGATCATTGA
- a CDS encoding ABC transporter ATP-binding protein, whose product MTLLSVRNLSTQYAGARGTVRAVDDVSLEIEAGETVALVGESGCGKSSLGKSLMRLVEPSSGQITFQGGDVTAMPANELRGIRRRIQMIFQDPFASLNPRQTIRTILTTPLKVHGIGDGKRRREIVEAIIEQVGLPADSLDRYPHEFSGGQRQRIGIARAIILEPELVVCDEPVSALDLSIQAQILNLLVELKSRLSLSYLFVSHDLSVVRYFSDRVLVMYLGKIVESAPTAELWANPRHPYTRALLAAVPDPARRKQAAPISGDLPSPHNPPSGCRFHTRCPLATDLCREQAPDYQLFGQAHAVACHHANEH is encoded by the coding sequence ATGACGCTCTTGTCGGTGCGTAATCTTTCCACCCAATATGCCGGCGCACGGGGAACCGTGCGGGCTGTGGATGATGTGTCGCTGGAGATTGAAGCCGGTGAAACCGTGGCGCTGGTGGGCGAATCCGGCTGCGGCAAATCTTCGCTTGGCAAATCGCTGATGCGGCTGGTGGAGCCATCCTCTGGCCAGATCACCTTTCAGGGCGGCGATGTCACGGCCATGCCAGCCAATGAGTTACGCGGCATTCGCCGCCGCATTCAGATGATCTTTCAAGACCCGTTTGCCTCGCTCAACCCACGCCAGACCATCCGCACCATTTTGACCACGCCGCTGAAAGTGCATGGCATTGGTGATGGTAAACGCCGCCGCGAGATTGTTGAGGCGATTATTGAACAGGTGGGATTGCCAGCCGATTCACTGGATCGCTACCCGCATGAATTTTCCGGCGGCCAGCGCCAACGCATCGGAATTGCCCGCGCCATCATTCTGGAGCCAGAGCTGGTGGTGTGTGATGAGCCGGTCTCCGCACTGGACCTGTCCATTCAGGCACAGATTCTCAATCTGCTGGTGGAGCTGAAGAGCCGCCTGTCGCTGTCCTATCTGTTTGTTTCCCATGATCTATCGGTGGTGCGCTATTTTTCAGATCGGGTGCTGGTGATGTATCTGGGCAAGATCGTTGAAAGTGCGCCCACGGCAGAGCTATGGGCCAACCCGAGACATCCCTATACCCGCGCACTTCTGGCAGCTGTGCCAGACCCGGCGAGGCGCAAGCAGGCAGCCCCGATTTCCGGCGATTTGCCAAGCCCGCACAATCCGCCCTCTGGCTGTCGCTTTCACACCCGCTGCCCGCTGGCGACAGATCTCTGTCGTGAACAGGCACCGGATTATCAACTGTTTGGTCAAGCCCATGCCGTGGCCTGCCATCACGCCAACGAACACTGA
- a CDS encoding aldo/keto reductase, which translates to MVDYRYLGRSALKVSPLSLGTMMFGGPTPDEVAFRIIDKAREQGINFIDTADVYHDGKSEEVVGRGIKASRDHWVLATKFVNSREKGPNLGGQSRKWVIETVENSLRRLNTDYIDILYFHRAVFDAPLEEPVRAIADLIRAGKLRYFGVSNFRGWRIAEIAHLADQLGIDRPIASQPLYNIVNRTAEAEQLPAAHHYGLGVVSYSPLARGVLTGKYEPGKAPAADTRAGRGDKRILETEWRPESVEIARKVAAHAHAKGISAADFALAWVLNNRYITAAITGPRTEEHWDGYIRALDVRLDAEDEALVNSLVAEGHPSTPGFNDPSHPVEGRVPRYNDQPSVKPVRAVA; encoded by the coding sequence ATGGTTGACTATCGTTATCTGGGACGCAGTGCGCTGAAAGTTTCACCCCTCAGCCTTGGCACGATGATGTTTGGCGGCCCAACGCCGGATGAAGTGGCCTTTCGCATTATCGACAAGGCGCGCGAGCAGGGCATTAATTTCATTGATACGGCAGATGTCTATCACGATGGCAAATCCGAGGAAGTGGTCGGGCGTGGCATCAAGGCAAGCCGTGATCACTGGGTTTTGGCGACAAAATTTGTCAATTCCCGCGAAAAAGGTCCCAATCTCGGCGGCCAGTCGCGCAAATGGGTGATCGAGACGGTGGAAAATTCGCTGCGCCGCCTCAACACCGATTACATCGACATTCTCTATTTCCACCGTGCGGTGTTTGATGCCCCATTGGAAGAGCCGGTGCGCGCCATTGCCGATCTGATCCGTGCAGGCAAGCTGCGCTATTTTGGCGTCTCGAATTTCCGTGGCTGGCGCATTGCAGAAATTGCGCATCTGGCCGATCAGCTCGGCATTGATCGCCCCATTGCCAGCCAGCCGCTATACAATATCGTCAACCGCACCGCAGAGGCTGAACAGCTTCCCGCCGCCCATCATTACGGGCTTGGTGTTGTGTCCTACTCGCCGCTGGCGCGTGGGGTTTTGACGGGCAAATATGAGCCGGGCAAGGCACCCGCCGCCGATACCCGCGCAGGCCGTGGCGACAAGCGCATTCTGGAAACCGAATGGCGGCCTGAATCGGTGGAGATCGCCCGCAAGGTGGCCGCCCACGCCCACGCCAAGGGCATTTCCGCTGCCGATTTCGCCCTCGCTTGGGTGCTGAACAACCGCTACATCACCGCCGCCATTACTGGTCCTCGCACAGAGGAGCATTGGGATGGCTATATCCGTGCTCTGGATGTGCGGCTGGATGCAGAGGATGAGGCGCTGGTCAACAGTCTGGTCGCTGAGGGGCATCCGTCTACGCCGGGCTTTAATGACCCAAGCCACCCGGTTGAAGGCCGAGTGCCACGCTATAACGATCAGCCCTCGGTTAAGCCGGTTCGCGCCGTTGCCTGA
- a CDS encoding ABC transporter permease yields MAGFILRRFFQSIGVMLAVALIAFAVIRFVGDPLESLTSQETRLDERVELKARLGLDQPVPIQFLTFLKRGISGDFGTSYKQQEPVTRMIFERLPATLELATASSLIALLFGGLFGVYCALRPKGVLTHAIMTLSLVGVSLPTFLIGIGLIAVFSVQLGWLPSFGRGETVKLGWWTTGLLTLSGWRSLILPAITLSLFQMTMLMRLIRAEMLEVLRQDYIRFARARGLSRRSIHFGHALKNTLVPVITVAGLQFGSVIAFAVVTETVFQWPGVGSLFINSVQSVDVPVMAAYLVFISALFVLINLIVDGLYYAVDPRLRIVRTGTE; encoded by the coding sequence ATGGCAGGTTTTATTCTCAGACGGTTTTTTCAATCCATAGGCGTCATGCTGGCGGTGGCGCTGATTGCCTTTGCTGTGATCCGCTTTGTTGGCGATCCCTTGGAATCGCTGACCAGTCAGGAAACGCGGCTGGATGAAAGGGTTGAGCTTAAGGCGCGGCTTGGTTTGGATCAGCCCGTGCCCATCCAGTTTCTCACCTTTCTCAAGCGCGGCATCAGCGGCGATTTCGGCACGTCCTACAAACAGCAAGAACCTGTCACCCGGATGATTTTTGAACGATTGCCCGCCACGCTGGAGCTTGCCACGGCATCCAGCCTGATTGCGCTGCTGTTTGGCGGTCTTTTCGGCGTTTATTGTGCTTTGCGGCCCAAGGGTGTTTTGACCCATGCAATCATGACCCTGTCGCTGGTTGGTGTTTCGCTGCCCACGTTTTTAATCGGCATTGGCCTGATCGCAGTCTTTTCGGTGCAGCTTGGCTGGCTGCCGTCTTTCGGACGGGGTGAAACGGTCAAGCTTGGCTGGTGGACCACGGGCCTTTTGACCCTTTCGGGCTGGCGCTCGCTGATCTTGCCCGCCATCACCCTGTCGCTCTTTCAGATGACCATGCTGATGCGGCTGATCCGGGCAGAAATGCTGGAGGTGCTGCGGCAGGATTATATCCGCTTTGCCCGCGCCAGAGGCCTGTCCCGCCGCAGCATCCACTTTGGTCATGCTTTGAAAAATACGCTGGTGCCGGTCATCACTGTGGCTGGCCTGCAATTTGGCTCGGTCATCGCCTTTGCCGTGGTGACGGAGACGGTGTTTCAATGGCCGGGTGTTGGCTCCCTGTTCATCAATTCGGTGCAGTCCGTGGATGTGCCAGTGATGGCGGCTTATCTGGTGTTTATCTCGGCTCTGTTTGTGCTCATCAATCTGATTGTTGATGGCCTCTATTACGCTGTTGATCCGCGTTTGCGGATTGTGCGCACGGGCACGGAGTGA
- a CDS encoding ABC transporter ATP-binding protein produces the protein MSALIDVRDFSVGFGSAQPVKGVSFSVERGEMLAIVGESGSGKSLTALGLIGLLPSHAQKGGSIRFKGRELLTYSERQWRAIRGGEIGMIFQEPMTSLNPVLTVGEQITEVLRIHEKLDRKQARKRAIELLDLVNIPESGKRVDDYPHQLSGGMRQRVMIAIGVACNPELLIADEATTALDVTIQAQILQLLDNLRRDLNMAVILITHDLGIVAQWADRVMVMYAGRKVEEGLPQPVFDQPYHPYTRGLLAASPRGGAGQHYRDGPLVEIPGSITSSVNEKGCAFRPRCSSARTSCGQAVPSLTQVSPGRFAACPVVSANFSEVSHDALVGA, from the coding sequence ATGAGTGCTTTGATTGATGTTCGGGATTTTTCCGTTGGTTTCGGCAGCGCCCAGCCGGTCAAGGGCGTCAGCTTTTCGGTGGAACGCGGCGAAATGCTGGCGATTGTTGGCGAATCCGGCTCTGGCAAATCCTTGACGGCGCTGGGTCTGATCGGGCTTTTGCCATCGCATGCGCAAAAGGGCGGCTCCATCCGCTTCAAGGGCCGCGAGCTTTTGACCTATAGTGAACGGCAATGGCGCGCCATTCGCGGCGGCGAGATCGGCATGATCTTTCAAGAGCCGATGACCTCGCTCAATCCAGTGCTGACGGTGGGCGAGCAAATCACCGAAGTGCTGCGCATTCACGAAAAGCTGGACCGCAAACAGGCGCGTAAACGTGCTATCGAATTGCTGGATCTCGTCAACATCCCTGAATCGGGAAAAAGGGTGGATGATTACCCGCATCAACTCTCCGGCGGCATGCGTCAGCGGGTGATGATTGCCATTGGCGTGGCCTGCAATCCCGAACTGTTGATTGCCGATGAGGCGACCACAGCGCTGGATGTGACCATTCAGGCACAAATCCTGCAATTGCTGGATAATTTGCGCCGGGATTTGAACATGGCGGTCATTCTCATCACCCATGATCTGGGCATTGTCGCCCAATGGGCGGATCGGGTTATGGTGATGTATGCCGGGAGAAAGGTGGAAGAAGGTCTGCCGCAGCCGGTGTTTGATCAGCCTTATCATCCCTATACCCGTGGTCTTCTGGCTGCGTCTCCGCGCGGCGGGGCAGGGCAGCATTACCGCGATGGACCCTTGGTGGAAATTCCCGGCTCCATCACCTCTTCGGTCAATGAGAAGGGATGTGCCTTTCGCCCTCGCTGTTCCAGCGCGCGCACGTCTTGCGGTCAGGCCGTGCCGTCTTTGACGCAAGTGTCGCCGGGGCGGTTTGCAGCCTGTCCTGTGGTGTCCGCAAACTTTTCGGAGGTGTCCCATGACGCTCTTGTCGGTGCGTAA
- a CDS encoding ABC transporter permease yields MTIINATTPLAEATRQREGEKASVETAKEAKAPKGWPYVHAPDALTARTSLIPKRGLRREVKIFLTNPNALIGVAFLAIVIITALLAPLLYPGDPLEMVSRPFLWPGQNPAYPLGTDSMGRDVLAGIVHGARVSLTVGIAATVMGLTIGVTIGAFAGYFGGVIDDVLVKIIEIFQTLPSFVLLVVLVAIAQPSITTVTFAIGIITWPMVARLTRAEFRAIREKDYVLAARSLGYGHARIVFAEILPNALPPIIVTSSVMVAGAILMEAALSFMGLGDPNRVSWGSMIGSGREVIRTAWYLTALPGLAIVFTVISLNLISDGLNDALNPRFSEERR; encoded by the coding sequence ATGACAATTATCAATGCAACGACACCGCTCGCCGAGGCTACGCGCCAGCGTGAAGGGGAAAAGGCAAGCGTTGAAACGGCCAAAGAGGCCAAAGCCCCCAAAGGCTGGCCCTATGTCCATGCACCCGACGCGCTGACAGCCCGCACCAGTCTGATACCAAAACGGGGTCTGCGCCGTGAGGTCAAAATCTTTCTCACCAACCCCAATGCGTTGATTGGCGTGGCGTTTCTGGCCATTGTCATCATCACAGCGCTTCTGGCTCCCTTGCTTTATCCCGGCGATCCGCTGGAAATGGTGTCGCGGCCCTTCCTCTGGCCGGGGCAGAACCCCGCCTATCCACTGGGAACCGATTCCATGGGGCGTGACGTGCTGGCGGGTATTGTGCACGGGGCACGGGTTTCGCTCACAGTCGGCATTGCCGCAACCGTGATGGGGCTGACCATCGGCGTCACCATTGGTGCATTTGCAGGCTATTTCGGTGGCGTGATCGATGATGTTCTCGTCAAGATCATCGAGATTTTCCAGACGCTTCCCAGCTTTGTGCTGCTGGTGGTGTTGGTGGCCATTGCACAGCCGTCGATCACCACCGTGACCTTTGCCATCGGTATCATTACATGGCCGATGGTGGCCCGGCTGACCCGCGCCGAATTCCGCGCAATCCGCGAAAAAGATTATGTGCTGGCCGCGCGAAGTCTCGGCTATGGCCATGCCCGCATCGTGTTTGCAGAAATTCTGCCCAATGCCCTGCCGCCGATTATTGTCACATCGTCGGTGATGGTCGCGGGTGCGATTTTGATGGAAGCGGCCCTGTCTTTCATGGGTCTGGGCGATCCAAACCGGGTCTCCTGGGGTTCGATGATTGGCTCTGGCCGTGAGGTGATCCGTACGGCCTGGTATCTCACGGCCCTGCCGGGGCTGGCCATTGTGTTTACGGTCATCTCCCTCAACCTGATCAGTGACGGGTTGAATGATGCGCTCAATCCCCGCTTTTCGGAGGAACGTCGATGA
- a CDS encoding ABC transporter permease encodes MTTQTLRPFSKRHRWRRISPVTILAGALAVVLVLAALFAPLLAPHDPFNPATLDLMDGMTPPMAANAFSCKVFWLGTDNQGRDILSSILYGSRVSLLVAFSATLLSLALGVGAGLISGYAGNAVDAVIMRVADAQLTFPTILVALLIFGIAHGIIPASQQEQAAVWILIFAIGFSNWPQFARTVRGAVLVEKRKDYVAAAKLIGVSRSRILLTHILPNIAGPALVIATIGLALAVIEEATLSYLGVGVPPTRPSLGTLIRIGQQFLFSGEWWIIGFPAATLVLLALSVNLLGDRLRDALNPRLRNNRR; translated from the coding sequence ATGACCACCCAAACCCTACGTCCTTTTTCGAAACGCCACAGGTGGCGCAGGATTTCCCCCGTCACGATCTTGGCGGGTGCCTTGGCCGTCGTGTTGGTGCTGGCTGCCTTGTTTGCCCCGCTTCTTGCGCCCCATGATCCGTTCAATCCGGCAACGCTGGATTTGATGGATGGCATGACACCGCCCATGGCCGCCAATGCCTTTAGTTGCAAAGTGTTTTGGCTGGGCACAGACAATCAGGGCCGTGATATTCTCTCGTCCATTCTCTATGGCAGCCGGGTGTCCTTGCTGGTTGCCTTTTCCGCCACGCTTTTATCGCTGGCTTTGGGTGTTGGTGCGGGGCTAATCAGCGGTTACGCAGGCAATGCCGTGGATGCCGTGATCATGCGCGTTGCCGATGCGCAGCTGACCTTCCCGACCATTCTGGTCGCCCTGCTGATCTTTGGCATTGCCCACGGCATCATTCCGGCATCACAGCAGGAACAGGCTGCGGTGTGGATTCTGATTTTCGCCATCGGCTTTTCCAACTGGCCCCAATTTGCCCGCACCGTGCGCGGGGCCGTGCTGGTGGAAAAACGCAAGGATTATGTGGCGGCTGCAAAGCTCATCGGCGTCAGCCGCAGCCGCATTCTGCTCACGCATATCCTGCCCAATATTGCCGGGCCGGCTCTGGTGATTGCCACCATCGGTCTGGCGCTTGCTGTCATTGAAGAGGCAACCCTGTCCTATCTTGGTGTTGGCGTGCCGCCCACGCGGCCGTCGCTTGGTACGCTGATCCGCATTGGCCAGCAATTCCTGTTTTCGGGGGAATGGTGGATTATCGGTTTTCCCGCTGCCACGCTGGTTCTGCTGGCCCTGTCCGTCAATCTGTTGGGAGACCGCTTGCGCGATGCGCTCAACCCGCGCCTGAGGAACAATCGCCGATGA
- a CDS encoding NADPH-dependent oxidoreductase — MTVHSGSLTAASDVPQASAAERIKARYGVPPSVLPPSWNETLDVLLNHRSARAYLPKALPQGTVELLVAAAQSAPTSSNLQAWSVVAVEDPERKARLEEFAAPNPQINAAPLFLVWLVDLARLRAIARSNDSEGAGLDYLESFVIGAIDAALAAQNAVAAIDSLGLGSCYIGGIRNRPEDVARELNLPPETIAVFGLTVGYPDPAVKTDVKPRLPQSAVLFREQYGTVSEQDLASYDERLKTFQQGQNLPQAGWTSVIAKRIGSASALKGRVELTAILRRFGFALK, encoded by the coding sequence ATGACGGTGCATTCTGGATCACTCACTGCGGCCTCTGATGTACCGCAGGCTTCTGCCGCAGAACGCATCAAAGCCCGCTATGGCGTCCCGCCAAGTGTTTTGCCACCCAGCTGGAATGAGACGCTGGATGTGTTGCTGAACCATCGTTCCGCACGCGCCTATCTGCCCAAAGCCCTGCCGCAAGGCACGGTGGAACTGCTGGTAGCAGCAGCACAATCGGCTCCCACCTCCTCCAATCTGCAAGCGTGGAGCGTGGTGGCTGTTGAAGACCCGGAGCGCAAGGCGCGTCTGGAAGAATTTGCCGCTCCCAATCCGCAAATCAATGCTGCGCCGCTGTTTCTGGTCTGGCTGGTCGATCTCGCCCGGCTAAGAGCCATTGCCCGCAGCAATGACAGCGAGGGTGCAGGACTGGATTATCTGGAAAGCTTTGTGATTGGCGCGATTGATGCCGCCCTTGCCGCCCAGAATGCGGTGGCGGCCATTGACTCGCTTGGTCTTGGCTCGTGTTATATCGGCGGCATCCGCAATCGGCCAGAGGATGTGGCGCGGGAATTGAATCTGCCGCCTGAAACCATCGCTGTGTTTGGCCTCACAGTGGGCTATCCCGATCCAGCGGTAAAAACCGATGTAAAGCCGCGCCTGCCGCAATCGGCAGTGCTGTTTCGGGAGCAATATGGCACGGTGAGTGAACAGGATCTGGCCAGCTATGATGAGCGGCTAAAAACCTTCCAGCAAGGCCAAAATCTGCCGCAAGCGGGATGGACCAGCGTGATTGCCAAGCGCATTGGCAGTGCGAGCGCTCTCAAAGGCCGGGTTGAATTGACCGCCATTTTGCGGCGCTTTGGTTTTGCCTTGAAGTAA
- a CDS encoding acyl-CoA dehydrogenase family protein yields MPHSARVPDSTEALTRDGLLAQARTLSDTFAKDAARSELERELPFEAFRLIKEARLGTLRIPKAKGGPGGSIADYIELLMILGEADSNIPHALRSHFNFTEGLALGPTVLEDRRHLDHVLEGKLFAGASTEQGTKRPGEITTVLSREGDHYRLNGRKWYATGTAFADFGSFSAVDEQGDPIGVLIPLDRKGITILDDWDGMGQRMTASGGVLLENVEVLAHEVTGRKLSSQIGRHCGALRQLHLAASAAGAVQGAVKDGIDYVLNHARTTLHSTAETANDDPFVQKMLGEITSGAFAVQTLIREAARALDRTAETFAMGDEEAIETALISASLITAQTQIITSQLALSVATNIFELGGGSATSRRFNLDRHWRNIRTVYNHNPLLHKARVVGDYYLNGTTTHLKEGRVF; encoded by the coding sequence ATGCCCCACAGCGCGCGTGTTCCAGATAGCACCGAGGCCTTAACCCGCGATGGCTTGCTTGCGCAGGCCCGCACCCTGTCCGACACCTTTGCCAAGGATGCAGCCCGCAGCGAGCTGGAACGGGAATTGCCGTTTGAGGCTTTCCGGCTGATCAAGGAGGCACGGCTCGGCACGCTGCGTATTCCCAAAGCCAAGGGTGGACCGGGTGGATCAATTGCCGATTATATCGAGCTGTTGATGATTTTGGGTGAAGCCGATAGCAATATACCCCACGCCTTGCGCAGTCATTTCAACTTCACCGAAGGGCTGGCGCTTGGCCCAACCGTGCTGGAAGACCGCCGACATCTGGACCATGTGCTGGAGGGAAAACTGTTTGCCGGAGCCAGCACCGAGCAGGGCACGAAACGGCCCGGCGAAATCACCACGGTTCTCAGCCGTGAGGGCGATCACTATCGGCTGAATGGGCGCAAATGGTATGCCACCGGCACGGCCTTTGCCGATTTTGGCTCCTTCAGCGCGGTGGATGAACAGGGAGATCCCATCGGCGTGCTGATCCCGCTGGATCGCAAGGGCATTACCATTCTGGATGACTGGGATGGCATGGGCCAGCGCATGACGGCCAGCGGTGGCGTGTTGCTGGAAAATGTCGAGGTGCTGGCGCATGAAGTAACTGGCCGCAAGCTCTCCAGCCAGATTGGTCGCCATTGCGGCGCGCTGCGGCAACTGCATCTGGCGGCATCGGCTGCGGGTGCCGTGCAAGGGGCGGTGAAAGATGGCATTGATTATGTGCTCAACCACGCCCGCACCACCCTGCACAGCACAGCAGAAACCGCCAATGACGATCCTTTTGTGCAAAAAATGCTGGGTGAAATCACCTCGGGTGCCTTTGCGGTTCAAACCTTGATCCGCGAAGCCGCACGCGCACTGGACCGCACGGCAGAGACCTTTGCAATGGGCGATGAAGAGGCGATTGAAACAGCACTGATTTCTGCCTCGCTCATCACCGCCCAGACGCAGATCATTACCTCGCAACTGGCACTTTCGGTGGCCACCAATATCTTCGAGCTGGGCGGCGGCTCGGCCACCTCGCGCCGATTTAATCTTGATCGCCACTGGCGCAATATTCGCACCGTCTACAATCACAATCCGTTGCTGCACAAGGCGCGGGTGGTCGGCGATTATTACCTGAACGGCACCACCACGCATTTGAAAGAAGGCCGGGTGTTCTAA